From Tindallia magadiensis, a single genomic window includes:
- a CDS encoding NADH-quinone oxidoreductase subunit NuoE family protein: protein MEQVQKETLDRILESSDCGNAALIPIMQEIQSEYRYLPRYALEYIAEKMDISIAKIYSVASFYENFSLEPKGKYIIRVCDGTACHVRKSIPILNALRANLSLSEEKHTTDDMLFTVEAVSCIGACGLAPVIAVNEEMHAAMTPEKVQTLLADLRKEDEADESNC from the coding sequence ATGGAACAAGTACAGAAAGAGACACTTGACAGGATTCTGGAATCATCGGATTGCGGAAATGCTGCACTCATTCCCATCATGCAGGAGATTCAAAGCGAATACCGCTATCTTCCCCGCTATGCCCTGGAGTACATCGCTGAAAAAATGGACATCAGCATTGCCAAAATTTACAGTGTAGCCAGTTTTTATGAAAATTTTTCTCTGGAGCCAAAAGGTAAATATATAATCCGCGTGTGCGACGGCACAGCCTGTCATGTGCGCAAATCGATTCCTATTCTGAACGCACTGAGAGCCAACCTGTCTTTATCTGAAGAAAAGCATACCACTGATGATATGCTCTTTACCGTTGAAGCTGTGTCCTGTATCGGGGCCTGTGGCTTAGCACCAGTAATTGCTGTGAACGAAGAAATGCATGCAGCCATGACGCCGGAAAAAGTACAGACGCTGTTAGCAGACCTAAGAAAGGAAGATGAAGCAGATGAATCCAATTGCTGA